The DNA region TTAGCGATGTCCTGACTTCCCAGTCTCGATGCATAGTAGATGATGTCAGAGAGAACCGCACTTGCCGTTGGCATTCCCCCGGCACCTTTACCCGTGATCATTCCTGAATCGGCTTCTTTTGTTTTGTAAAACACAGCATTTGATTCATTCATTACATTTGCCAAAGGATGTTCTAGAGGAACGAGAGTGGGATGAACTTTGGTGAGAACACCCGCCGAACTTCGTTTAGAGATTCCTAAAAGTTTGATTCGGTATCCGAGAGAAAGTGCGGACTGGATGTCCAAAGATTGTAAATCAGAAATTCCTTTTACAGAAAGGGAAGCGAACGAAACGTACTCACGGAAGGCAAGACTCGCAATCAAACTGATTTTATGACCAGCATCGATCCCTTCCACATCGAAGGTTGGGTCTGCTTCTGCAAATCCGAGTTCTTGGGCTTTTTTCAGTGCTGTCGAATAGTCCCAGCCCTCTTGTTCCATTTTGGTTAAAATAAAATTTGTGGTTCCGTTTAGGATTCCGCAAATGACTTCAAATTCGCAAGAAGAGAGTCCATCTCGTAATGTACGAATGATGGGGATGGAACCAGCAACTGCTGCCTCATAACCAAGTTCGGCTCCTGTTTTTGCGGAGATTGGATACAAATCGCGGCCTTTTTCGGATAACAATGCCTTGTT from Leptospira noumeaensis includes:
- a CDS encoding homoserine dehydrogenase; the encoded protein is MKEVRIGLLGAGVVGTSLLQLLEKNREKIQRHYGINLQLTTIATRSPGKLQGKTNVPVTNDVLSVTNRSDIDMIVELIGGTDTAYQAVRSALENGKTVITANKALLSEKGRDLYPISAKTGAELGYEAAVAGSIPIIRTLRDGLSSCEFEVICGILNGTTNFILTKMEQEGWDYSTALKKAQELGFAEADPTFDVEGIDAGHKISLIASLAFREYVSFASLSVKGISDLQSLDIQSALSLGYRIKLLGISKRSSAGVLTKVHPTLVPLEHPLANVMNESNAVFYKTKEADSGMITGKGAGGMPTASAVLSDIIYYASRLGSQDIAKENNLFPEAKAFPEPDNLVRYYLRFSTVDKPGVLAEISQVLGRHNISIASVQQKESTSEPVSVIVVTHSATEGEFQKSLQEIDTMSNIIKQKTVAIRLLEKL